One Streptomyces sp. L2 genomic window carries:
- a CDS encoding carbohydrate ABC transporter permease: MSVLEKVRPARPAPAATRERRRVTDEHGRRVRIGELALRYLLLTAVLALTVGPFLWQLSTSLKGPTEDIYSSPPTFLPSHPTLHNYQRVADTIPVWDYALNSLKVATANVVTNCVGSALAGYALARLRYRGRRAATFAFVLAMLVPVEGIVIAQFTTMRELGLNNTLIGVVLPGSIGAMNVLLMRNAFRNLPYEIEEAAYVDGANVWQRFLRVALPSVKGTLAVVAIFAFMGAWDDFLWPLIVLSDPSRFTLTIGLNYLHGTFANDERLVAAGTVIAVAPLIALFACLQRYFFRGVGEGAVKG, from the coding sequence ATGAGCGTCCTGGAGAAGGTACGGCCCGCACGGCCGGCCCCCGCCGCCACCCGCGAGCGCCGCCGCGTCACCGACGAGCACGGCCGGCGCGTCCGGATCGGCGAACTGGCCCTGCGTTACCTGCTGCTGACCGCCGTCCTCGCCCTCACCGTCGGCCCGTTCCTGTGGCAGCTGTCCACCTCGCTCAAGGGGCCCACCGAGGACATCTACAGCTCGCCGCCGACGTTCCTGCCGAGCCATCCCACCCTGCACAACTACCAGCGGGTCGCCGACACCATCCCCGTCTGGGACTACGCGCTGAACTCCCTGAAGGTCGCCACCGCCAACGTCGTGACGAACTGCGTCGGTTCCGCCCTCGCCGGGTATGCCCTGGCCCGGCTGCGCTACCGCGGCCGGCGCGCGGCCACCTTCGCGTTCGTGCTGGCGATGCTCGTGCCGGTGGAGGGCATCGTCATCGCCCAGTTCACGACCATGCGGGAACTCGGCCTGAACAACACGCTCATCGGGGTCGTGCTGCCCGGCTCGATCGGCGCCATGAACGTACTGCTGATGCGCAACGCCTTCCGCAACCTGCCGTACGAGATCGAGGAGGCGGCCTACGTCGACGGCGCCAACGTCTGGCAGCGGTTCCTGCGCGTCGCGCTGCCGTCGGTCAAGGGCACCCTCGCCGTCGTCGCGATCTTCGCCTTCATGGGCGCCTGGGACGACTTCCTCTGGCCCCTCATCGTGCTCAGCGACCCGTCCCGGTTCACCCTCACCATCGGCCTCAACTATCTGCACGGGACCTTCGCGAACGACGAGCGGCTGGTCGCCGCCGGCACCGTCATCGCCGTGGCCCCGCTCATCGCCCTGTTCGCCTGCCTCCAGCGGTACTTCTTCCGCGGGGTCGGCGAGGGCGCCGTCAAGGGCTGA
- a CDS encoding sugar ABC transporter permease has product MRRQLPTSPWLFAAPGLLIAGAFVLYPFVSTLVNSFTDRRTLVPGGFVGLDNFRELLHDDMFWTGLRNSTLYILGVVPALVILPLLLALLVQKNIPGITFFRSAFYTPVVASIVVVGLIWVWLLDERGLVNSLLETVGIGRVGFLSDQWLLLLSAMAVTVWKGLGYYMIIYLAALANVPRELHEAAAVDGAGPVRRFLTVTVPAVRSTMVLVAALSSVAAFKVFSEVYLMAGPSGGPAGEDTTLVMLVQRTGTGLTGRVGYASALSVVVFAVTVALMLLVLRADRREET; this is encoded by the coding sequence GTGCGCCGGCAACTGCCGACCAGTCCCTGGCTGTTCGCCGCACCCGGGCTGCTCATCGCCGGCGCCTTCGTGCTCTATCCGTTCGTCTCCACCCTGGTGAACTCCTTCACCGACCGGCGCACCCTGGTCCCGGGCGGCTTCGTGGGCCTCGACAACTTCCGTGAACTGCTCCACGACGACATGTTCTGGACGGGCCTGCGCAACAGCACCCTGTACATCCTGGGCGTCGTACCGGCCCTGGTGATCCTGCCGCTGCTGCTCGCCCTGCTGGTGCAGAAGAACATCCCCGGCATCACGTTCTTCCGCTCCGCCTTCTACACCCCGGTCGTCGCCTCCATCGTCGTCGTCGGGCTCATCTGGGTGTGGCTGCTGGACGAGCGGGGCCTGGTCAACTCGCTGCTGGAGACCGTGGGGATCGGCCGGGTCGGGTTCCTCAGCGACCAGTGGCTGCTCCTGCTCAGCGCCATGGCGGTCACGGTGTGGAAGGGGCTCGGCTACTACATGATCATCTACCTGGCGGCGCTGGCGAACGTGCCGCGCGAGCTGCACGAGGCCGCCGCCGTGGACGGAGCGGGCCCGGTCCGCCGCTTCCTCACGGTCACCGTGCCGGCCGTGCGCTCCACCATGGTGCTGGTCGCCGCGCTCTCCTCGGTCGCCGCGTTCAAGGTGTTCTCCGAGGTGTACCTGATGGCGGGCCCGAGCGGCGGGCCGGCCGGCGAGGACACCACCCTCGTCATGCTCGTCCAGCGCACCGGCACCGGCCTCACCGGCCGCGTCGGCTACGCCTCCGCCCTGTCCGTCGTCGTCTTCGCCGTCACCGTCGCCCTGATGCTGCTCGTCCTGCGGGCCGACCGGAGGGAGGAGACATGA
- a CDS encoding cellulase family glycosylhydrolase — MPPAVRFGVNYTPSEGWFHHWLDFDLDSVRADLDAIAALGLDHIRVFPLWPYFQPNRTLIRPRAVEQLVRLVDAAGERGLDVNVDGLQGHLSSFDFLPAWTRTWHRRNLFTDPRTVEGQADYLRALATALAGRSNFLGLTVGNEVNQFSAGPHPDPDRADTDAIDAWLERMLAACEQGAPGRMHLHAEYDATWYQDDMPFTPAQAARLGAVTAVHSWVFNGTAQRHGRSAVPTEHHAAYLIELSKAWAEDPHRPVWLQEVGAPAPLIPAAHAAAFAAATVTNALDCPDLWGITWWCSHDVSRSLADFPELEYGLGLFTNDRRPKDIARVLADAARAPRPAPDARTTALVVPADPARRSRCAPGGPVFDAFFALVADGARPTTVLDTRADDKDHLAARSITDVVTPDQVLPTPQGGPRS, encoded by the coding sequence ATGCCCCCTGCCGTGCGCTTCGGCGTCAACTACACCCCGAGTGAAGGGTGGTTCCACCACTGGCTCGACTTCGACCTGGACTCCGTGCGCGCCGACCTCGACGCGATCGCCGCGCTGGGCCTGGACCACATCCGGGTGTTCCCGCTGTGGCCGTACTTCCAGCCCAACCGCACCCTGATCCGGCCGCGCGCCGTGGAGCAGCTGGTACGGCTGGTCGACGCGGCCGGGGAGCGCGGGCTCGACGTCAACGTGGACGGGCTGCAAGGGCACTTGAGCAGCTTCGACTTCCTGCCGGCCTGGACCAGGACCTGGCACCGGCGCAACCTCTTCACCGACCCGCGGACCGTCGAGGGCCAGGCCGACTATCTCCGCGCCCTGGCGACCGCCCTCGCGGGACGGTCCAACTTCCTCGGCCTCACCGTCGGCAACGAGGTCAACCAGTTCTCCGCCGGCCCGCACCCCGACCCCGACCGCGCGGACACCGACGCGATCGACGCCTGGCTGGAGCGCATGCTCGCCGCGTGCGAGCAGGGCGCCCCCGGCCGGATGCACCTCCACGCCGAGTACGACGCCACCTGGTACCAGGACGACATGCCGTTCACCCCGGCCCAGGCCGCCCGCCTCGGCGCCGTCACGGCCGTCCACTCCTGGGTGTTCAACGGCACCGCGCAACGCCACGGCCGCAGCGCCGTGCCCACCGAGCACCACGCCGCCTATCTGATCGAGCTGAGCAAGGCCTGGGCCGAGGATCCGCACCGGCCCGTCTGGCTCCAGGAGGTCGGCGCGCCCGCGCCCCTGATCCCCGCCGCGCACGCCGCCGCCTTCGCCGCGGCGACCGTGACGAACGCCCTGGACTGCCCCGACCTGTGGGGGATCACCTGGTGGTGCTCCCACGACGTGTCCCGCTCCCTCGCCGACTTCCCCGAACTCGAATACGGTCTCGGGCTGTTCACCAACGACCGGCGGCCCAAGGACATCGCGCGCGTGCTGGCCGACGCGGCCCGCGCACCCCGGCCGGCCCCGGACGCGCGCACCACCGCCCTCGTCGTCCCGGCCGACCCGGCCCGCCGCTCCCGCTGCGCCCCGGGCGGGCCCGTCTTCGACGCGTTCTTCGCGCTCGTCGCCGACGGCGCCCGCCCCACCACCGTCCTCGACACCCGCGCGGACGACAAGGACCACCTCGCCGCCCGCTCCATCACCGATGTCGTCACTCCCGACCAGGTACTCCCCACCCCCCAAGGAGGCCCTCGCTCGTGA
- a CDS encoding sugar ABC transporter substrate-binding protein, with protein MPTPRRTFAAAAFLALVLPLSACGSGGDGGGSTDASGKVEGDITFQTWNLRANFKSYFEGVVDGFEKKYPGTHVKWIDQPAEGYADKISADAAGGTLPDVVNVSPDLVAPLAKAGLALDLDKAAAKYKSEYLPGAWASHQVPGLSGTYAFPWYLNTGPLFYNKSLFTEAGLDPAQPPKTYDELFTDALRMAKESGGKVATLANVPTIEDFGRYGVPLMNEEGTAFAFNDAKGVRLLTKYKELYDAGALDSQALTATPESSGKKFLTGAVAMNPGSALDLENFKKQAPSLYKNIGITDQITSTGHVNMYVMGVMVNSRTKHTPAAVAFAHYVTDAEHQMSFAKKVAIFPSTAGSLDDPYFTKEDGTDVTRVRVAAAKSLKTAVNYTPVLFSEQMKTALRNEVAKALQGKESPKEALDNAVKSCDQLLKQQG; from the coding sequence GTGCCCACACCCCGCAGAACCTTCGCCGCCGCCGCCTTCCTCGCCCTGGTCCTGCCGCTCAGCGCCTGCGGCTCGGGCGGGGACGGCGGCGGCTCGACCGACGCCTCGGGCAAGGTCGAGGGCGACATCACCTTCCAGACCTGGAACCTGCGCGCCAACTTCAAGTCGTACTTCGAGGGCGTGGTCGACGGCTTCGAGAAGAAGTACCCCGGCACCCACGTGAAGTGGATCGACCAGCCCGCCGAGGGCTACGCCGACAAGATCAGCGCCGACGCGGCCGGCGGCACCCTCCCCGACGTCGTCAACGTCTCCCCGGACCTGGTCGCCCCGCTCGCCAAGGCCGGCCTCGCCCTCGACCTCGACAAGGCCGCGGCGAAGTACAAGTCCGAGTACCTGCCGGGCGCCTGGGCCAGCCACCAGGTGCCGGGCCTGAGCGGCACCTACGCCTTCCCCTGGTACCTCAACACCGGCCCGCTCTTCTACAACAAGTCCCTGTTCACGGAGGCCGGACTCGACCCCGCCCAGCCGCCGAAGACGTATGACGAACTCTTCACCGACGCCCTGCGCATGGCGAAGGAGAGCGGCGGCAAGGTCGCCACCCTCGCCAACGTGCCCACGATCGAGGACTTCGGCCGCTACGGCGTCCCCCTCATGAACGAGGAGGGCACCGCCTTCGCGTTCAACGACGCCAAGGGCGTACGGCTCCTCACCAAGTACAAGGAGCTGTACGACGCGGGGGCCCTGGATTCGCAGGCGCTGACCGCCACCCCGGAGTCCTCCGGGAAGAAGTTCCTCACCGGCGCCGTCGCCATGAACCCCGGCAGCGCGCTCGACCTGGAGAACTTCAAGAAGCAGGCGCCGAGCCTGTACAAGAACATCGGGATCACGGACCAGATCACCAGCACCGGGCACGTCAACATGTACGTGATGGGCGTGATGGTGAACTCCCGGACCAAGCACACCCCGGCCGCGGTCGCCTTCGCGCACTACGTCACCGACGCTGAGCACCAGATGTCCTTCGCCAAGAAGGTCGCCATCTTCCCCAGCACCGCCGGCTCCCTCGACGACCCGTACTTCACCAAGGAGGACGGAACCGACGTCACCCGCGTCCGGGTCGCCGCTGCCAAGTCCCTGAAGACCGCCGTCAACTACACGCCCGTGCTGTTCAGCGAGCAGATGAAGACCGCGCTGCGCAACGAGGTCGCCAAGGCGCTGCAGGGCAAGGAGAGCCCGAAGGAAGCCCTCGACAACGCTGTCAAGTCCTGCGACCAGCTGCTGAAGCAGCAGGGCTGA
- a CDS encoding LacI family DNA-binding transcriptional regulator, with the protein MPSKRSPARRPTMKDIARRAGVSESAVSFALNGRPGVSEVTRARVHRVAEQLGWHPSTAARALSGEGAATVGFVLARPAHTLGVDSFFLQLVSGIQEVLAERHLGLLFQVAGDVADECAVYRRWWAEHRVDGVLVADPRAEDPRPGLLDELGLPAVVIGGEPDVRHPGLSTVWADDAGAMASVVDELTALGHRRIVHIAGLPGLAHTQRRIATLRAEAERRGLTEVRSVTTDYSDAEGAAVTRRVLGAASAPTALIYDNDVMAVAGVAAAYELGFRVPQDVSVVSWEDSALCRMVTPRLSALSRDSAEFGRTAARELLALLDGGQARAVGVPVPRLTGRGSTGAASGQRANGRRPSGRRPTGGDQPG; encoded by the coding sequence GTGCCGTCCAAGCGGTCCCCCGCACGCCGGCCGACGATGAAGGACATCGCGCGGCGCGCCGGCGTCTCCGAGAGCGCCGTCTCCTTCGCGCTCAACGGCAGGCCCGGCGTCTCCGAGGTCACCCGGGCGCGGGTCCACCGGGTGGCCGAGCAGCTGGGCTGGCATCCCAGTACGGCGGCCCGCGCCCTGTCCGGTGAGGGCGCGGCGACGGTCGGCTTCGTCCTGGCCCGCCCCGCGCACACCCTCGGCGTCGACTCGTTCTTCCTCCAACTGGTGTCCGGCATCCAGGAGGTGCTGGCCGAACGGCACCTCGGGCTGCTGTTCCAGGTGGCCGGGGACGTGGCCGACGAGTGCGCGGTGTACCGGCGCTGGTGGGCCGAGCACCGGGTGGACGGCGTGCTGGTGGCCGACCCGCGCGCCGAGGACCCCCGCCCCGGTCTGCTCGACGAACTCGGCCTGCCGGCGGTGGTGATCGGCGGGGAGCCCGATGTGCGGCACCCCGGTCTTTCGACGGTCTGGGCGGACGACGCGGGTGCGATGGCCTCCGTCGTCGACGAGTTGACGGCTCTCGGGCACCGGCGGATCGTGCACATCGCCGGCCTGCCCGGTCTCGCGCACACCCAGCGCCGTATCGCCACCCTGCGTGCGGAGGCGGAGCGCCGGGGTCTGACGGAGGTCCGCTCGGTGACCACGGACTACTCCGACGCCGAGGGCGCGGCTGTCACCCGCCGTGTCCTCGGCGCCGCCTCCGCGCCGACGGCGCTCATCTACGACAACGACGTGATGGCGGTCGCCGGGGTGGCGGCGGCCTACGAGCTGGGCTTCCGGGTCCCGCAGGACGTGTCGGTGGTGTCCTGGGAGGACTCGGCGCTCTGCCGCATGGTCACGCCCCGGCTGTCGGCCCTGTCCCGGGACAGCGCCGAGTTCGGGCGGACGGCGGCCCGGGAACTGCTCGCGCTGCTGGACGGCGGCCAGGCCCGCGCGGTGGGCGTGCCGGTGCCGCGCCTGACGGGCCGGGGCAGCACGGGGGCGGCGAGCGGGCAGCGGGCGAACGGACGGCGGCCGAGCGGACGGCGGCCGACCGGGGGTGATCAGCCGGGGTGA